The genomic window TCGGTGTCCCATCGCCTGCTCTGGTTGACCGTGAGACTCAGGTGATGGGCACGCGCCGTCGCCAGCAGGTCGTCGGCATCGGCCACGGTGAGGCACAGGGGCTTCTCGCAAGCCACGTGCTTGCCGGCGCGCAGCAGCTCGAGCGTGATGCGGGCGTGCGACACCGGAGGGGTGGCGACGACGACCACCTCGACGTCGTCGTCACGGGCCAGCTCGGCCACCGTCGGGTAGGTGCGAACTCCAGGGAACTCGGCCTCGGCCGCCTTGCGCCGATCGGTGCTCTCGTCGCAGGCGGCGACGAGCTCGAGCCCGGGGGTGGCCTGGGCGGCGGCGCCGTGCAGGTAGCCCATTCCGCCGTAGGGGCCGTACCCGACGACGGCGAGCCCGATGGGTCTGCTGCCGCGGTCCGGCGCGGCGAGGCGTCGCAGAGCGCGGCGCAGCACGGTCGCCAGCTCGTTGTTCTCCAGTGCCTCCTCGGTGTTGCCCAGGCCCGAGCTCACCACTCGCCCGCGGCCGAGGGCCGTCTCGGTCAGCGCGGGCCGATCCGCGAAGCCCACGCTCACGGACAGGCACACCTGCGCCGAGGGTGCCAGGGTCAGCAGCTGGAGGCGGTCCACGACCGGGAACTCCTCGGGCACCCGCTGGGCCAGCACGCTCGTCGGCGAGACGACCTTGACGAACCACTCGGCGAGCGGCGCGGTGACGGTGGGGCCTGCGGGGTCGCGCCGGCCCGTTCGGTCGTCGCCGCCGATGAGGAGCAGCGACGCCCCCGCTTCGACGTGGCGGTAGAGGGCCGTCAGCCAGTCCGAGGCCAGCCCCCCGGTGCCGCCGTCCACCACCACGGCGTCATATCGGTCGGGTGACGGGAGATCCGAGGCCATCGGCATCACGTCGGTCCGGGTGACATCGACCCCCCCGGTTGCCAGGGCGGCCAGGGCCCGGCGGCGGGGGCCGGTCAGCCGCGAGGAAACCATCAGCACGCGCATCGGCTCGGTCAGGCTCGGCGACGCCATAGGGCGACCATCTTGTACCTACCGGCAATGCGGCGCGGACACGGCAGTAGGGTGGTCCTTCGATGGGAGGCGGCCGAGCGGCGCGACGTGCTCCGATGGCCGGAGCGGCCCGCCTGGCCGGAGCCGCCCTCACCGGGTACGCCCTGGGCGGGCTGCCGTCGGCGGACGTGGCCACCCGCCTGGCAACCGGCGGCGGAACCGACCTGCGGATGACGGGCTCCGGCAACCCGGGTGCTGTCAACGCCATGACGGTGTTGGGCGGAGGCTGGGGCACGGCGGTGCTGGCGGCCGACGTGGCCAAAGGCGCGCTCGCATGCGCGGTCGGTCGGGCTGTGGCCGGCGGGACCGGGTCCCATCTCGGCGGTACCGCAGCTGTGATAGGTCACTGCTTCCCGGTCGCAAGCAGGTTCAAGGGGGGCAAGGGGGTGGCGGCCAGCGTGGGACAGTGCCTGGCGACGTTCCCAGCCTATTTTCCGATCGACCTCGCCGTCGCCGCGCTCAGCTCGGCGGGACCCTGGCGGCGTCGGGCGGCGGCGGCCACCCTGCTCTCGTCGGGCGCGTGGGTCGGGGGCGCCATCCTGTGGTGGCGGACAGGATGGCCCAACCTGTGGGGGCCTCGGCCGACGGTCGCCCTGCCGCTCGCCGCCGCGGCCAGCAGCGCCGTCATCCTGTACCGCTTCGCCACCGCGGCCAGGGTTGCTTCCGGCACTCCCGGCACTGCTGGGTAGGGAGAGGCGCGAACGTGATCGGGCTGTGCACCGATTCGAACGCCCAGCTGCCAGCCGAGTTGATCGAGCGCTATGGGGTGGAGGTCGTGCCCCTGACGGTGACACTCGATGGTGAGGACTTCCTCGAAGGCGTCGATCTGGACGCCGACGGCTTCTACGCCCGCTTCGTGCCGGGCGTGACGCAGGTGGCGACCGCGGCGCCGGCGCCGGGACGCTTCATGCTGGCCTACGAGGCGTTGGAGGCCCGTGGTGCGACCGAGATCATCTCGATCCACATCGGATCATCGGTGTCGAGCACACTCGATGCCGCCTTTGTGGCGTCCAGGGGCGCCGGCGTCCCCGTGCGGCTCGTCGACACCGGGACGGCGTCCTTCGGGGTGGCGTGCTGCGTCTGGGAGGCTGCCGATGCGCTGGCCAAGGGCGCCGACGCCGAGGCGGCGGCGTCGGTGGCCGAGGCGGTGGCGGCGCGGACGGGCAACGTGTTCGTGGTCGGGGCCTTGGAGCTGGCCCGCAGCGGGGGGAGGCTCACGGAGTCGCCGTCGAGCGGCGTCACCGCCATTCCGGTGCTCACACTGGCCGAGGGGCGGATGGTGCCTGTGGGCGAGGTCGCCACCATGGAGGAGGCGGCGCGGGTCATGGCCAGTGCCGTCCTCGGCGGCGGCACCGATCTTCGGGTCGGCCTGGGGATCGCCGACGCCGGGGCGGCCCCGTTGTGGCACGCCCTGGAGGACGCCCTGGTCGACGCGCCGGAGGTGCTCGAGGTGGTCCGGTACCGGATCGGGCCCAGCGTCGGCGCCCACACGGGTCCCGGCTCAGCCGGTGCCATCTACTATCCCTCGGGCCTGTAAGGAGCCCGGCCTCGGCACATACCTGTTGTTCCACCTTGCGTCGAAAGCCGGTCGGGTGACGGCCCCCGCGGCACCCTCTTTCGACCAAAGGTGAAACAGAGGTACTTGCCCGCTCAGCCCGCTCGCCCTCGACCACACGGCGCCAGAGCGCGCCGCGACCGACGTGGCGCCCCCGGGCGAGCCGGACTAGAGCGAGGCCGCCAGGGCCTCGACCACCTGCTCCTCGAGCCAGCTGAGGTAGCCGTACAGGGCCAGACCGGGGGCCCGCGGATCCCTCGGGTTCACGGGCTCGATGCCCTCGCTCACTTCGAGGTTGGTGCCGAGCACGAGGCGGAGCTCGTTGAGCGCCGACAGCCAGCTGACCACCTGCTCCTCCTCCAGTCGGTCGGCGTCGATGGTCTCCTCCATCACGATGAGGGCCTGGCGATGGTGCTCGAGGAGGTCGTCGTGCATGAGGCTCTGGTAGTCGGCCTCAGCCTTCTCCTCGTTGCGGTAGGCCGGCGGGAAGAGACGCCGAACGCTCGGGTCGGCGGGATCGGTCGAGTCGATCAGGTCGCGCACCTGGCCAGGGAGCGAGCGCAGCAGATCCCGCTCCGCCTTCGACAGTCGCAGTTGGTAGTTGCCCGCCTTGGTGCGGCGAAGGCGGCGGCCGTGCTTCACGCCGACCTCATTGCTGGTGCTCCATGGTCGCCCACAACCCGTGCTCGTGGAGGCGGAACACATCGAGCTCCGCCCGCTCGCGGGAGCCGCTCGAGACGATCGCTCGGCCCTTGTGGTGTACGTCCAGCATCAGCTTGGTGGCCTTGGCCTTGCTGTAGCCGAAGAGCTTCTGGAGGACGAAGGTGACGTACGACATGAGGTTGATCGGGTCGTTCCAGACGATGACGATCCACGGCCGGTCGGTCTTGACACTGGTGTCCTCGCTGGGCTGCTCGATCTCGGTCGGCAGCGTGTCGGGCACGGCCGTGGCCGTGGTCACGGCGTCCGCCGCCCCGCCCGGACCCACCCCGCTCGCCGCTCTCGCCATGCCCAAAGTCTGCCCTCTCGGCGGGCGTCAGGGAACCCCCGAGCGGCGGCTGAGAGCCCCCGGACAGCTGGTCAGGCGCCGGCCAGCACGTTCTCGGCGAGCTCCCCCGGGGCGGGTTCCTCGAGCGGGCGTCCCTCAGGGGCCGGGTGCGTGAAGAGTCCGAGCCGGTAGCGCAGGACAGCGATCCACAAGGCGGTGGCCCCGGCCAGGTGCATGGCCACCAGCGCTGCGGGAACGCGGGTGAAGTACTGGGTGTAGCCGATGGCGGCCTGGGCGGCGATCACCCCGAGGACGATCCTCGCCCGGCGCTGGACACCGGCCGGGGCGCGGGCGTGGTGCAGGGCGAACAGGGTGGCGATGGAGAGGCCCACCAGCACCATGACGACGCTCGAGTGGAGCTCGGCGACTCCCTGGAAGTGGAAGGGCAGGCGCTTGGCGTGAATGTCGCCGCTGTGGGGCCCGCTGCCGGTCACCGCTGTACCCAGGATCACGACCACCCCCACGGTGGCCAGGACGAGGCTCCCCAGCCTGACCAGGTCGCGGCTGACGACGGGCCGGCCCGGTGTGTCGTGTCGGCCGGCCCGGTAATGGAGCACCACGGCATCGGCGAGCACGGCGAAGGAGAGCACGAAGTGGCCCATCACCCACGGAGGGTCCAGCTTGTACAGCACCGTGAGGCCACCCAGCACGATCTGAGCGAGGACCCCGGCGACGAGCCCGCTCGACAGCCACAGCAGGTCGCGACGCCGAGGCTGGCGCACCAGGGCACCGAGCACCGCCGCCACCACGGCGGCGGTCACGGCCACGGTGATGACCCGGTTGGTGAACTCGATCATCGGGTGGAGGCTCCAGGCCGCGACGATGCGGTGGCCTGTGCAGGTCGGCCAGTCGGGGCAACCCAGCCCCGACCCGGTCAGGCGGACGGCGCCGCCGGTCACCACGATGAGCGACAGGGCGATCACGGCGGCCAGGGTGACGCGGCGGTAGGCGCCGGGAGTGAGGCGCCAGCGAGCGTCTGCGGTGGTGCGGGCCGTGCCTGACACTGGGCCCGATGCTAGGGCTGCGCCCCCCAACCGACACATCGGGACCGGGACGACCGGCCCCGCGACCCCCCGGAGCCGCTTTTGAGCGGTTGACAGGGCCGTCGTATTGTCGAGGCTCCATGGCGGTCCTCGCCCCCACCACCTCGATCGCTCGCCTCCGGGGCTACCTCGCTCTGACCAAGCCGAGGATCGTCGAGCTGCTCCTGGTCACGACGGTGCCCACCATGGTCGTGGCGGCGCGGGGGCTGCCGTCGGGGTGGCTCGTCCTGACCACCCTCGTCGGCGGCGCCCTGGCC from Acidimicrobiales bacterium includes these protein-coding regions:
- a CDS encoding glycerol-3-phosphate acyltransferase; the protein is MGGGRAARRAPMAGAARLAGAALTGYALGGLPSADVATRLATGGGTDLRMTGSGNPGAVNAMTVLGGGWGTAVLAADVAKGALACAVGRAVAGGTGSHLGGTAAVIGHCFPVASRFKGGKGVAASVGQCLATFPAYFPIDLAVAALSSAGPWRRRAAAATLLSSGAWVGGAILWWRTGWPNLWGPRPTVALPLAAAASSAVILYRFATAARVASGTPGTAG
- a CDS encoding DUF2017 family protein, with product MKHGRRLRRTKAGNYQLRLSKAERDLLRSLPGQVRDLIDSTDPADPSVRRLFPPAYRNEEKAEADYQSLMHDDLLEHHRQALIVMEETIDADRLEEEQVVSWLSALNELRLVLGTNLEVSEGIEPVNPRDPRAPGLALYGYLSWLEEQVVEALAASL
- a CDS encoding Gfo/Idh/MocA family oxidoreductase, translated to MASPSLTEPMRVLMVSSRLTGPRRRALAALATGGVDVTRTDVMPMASDLPSPDRYDAVVVDGGTGGLASDWLTALYRHVEAGASLLLIGGDDRTGRRDPAGPTVTAPLAEWFVKVVSPTSVLAQRVPEEFPVVDRLQLLTLAPSAQVCLSVSVGFADRPALTETALGRGRVVSSGLGNTEEALENNELATVLRRALRRLAAPDRGSRPIGLAVVGYGPYGGMGYLHGAAAQATPGLELVAACDESTDRRKAAEAEFPGVRTYPTVAELARDDDVEVVVVATPPVSHARITLELLRAGKHVACEKPLCLTVADADDLLATARAHHLSLTVNQSRRWDTDFMAIRRVVGAGLLGEVFNIETFVGGFEHPCRAWHSEASVSGGTVFDWGSHHLDWMLLLMEDMPSVVHAHGHKRVWHDVTNLDQLRVGLRWSDGREAEFVDSSVAAIRRPKFYLQGTAGTLAGWYRPLTFERLEPGVGYVAERAHHAEAPAELTLARYESGGGVSETRLPLSAPQPFAFHRNLADHLALGEPLAVTADSIRNVVVLLEAAHRSSERGGAPIEVAPR
- a CDS encoding DegV family protein, which encodes MIGLCTDSNAQLPAELIERYGVEVVPLTVTLDGEDFLEGVDLDADGFYARFVPGVTQVATAAPAPGRFMLAYEALEARGATEIISIHIGSSVSSTLDAAFVASRGAGVPVRLVDTGTASFGVACCVWEAADALAKGADAEAAASVAEAVAARTGNVFVVGALELARSGGRLTESPSSGVTAIPVLTLAEGRMVPVGEVATMEEAARVMASAVLGGGTDLRVGLGIADAGAAPLWHALEDALVDAPEVLEVVRYRIGPSVGAHTGPGSAGAIYYPSGL
- a CDS encoding COX15/CtaA family protein, translated to MSGTARTTADARWRLTPGAYRRVTLAAVIALSLIVVTGGAVRLTGSGLGCPDWPTCTGHRIVAAWSLHPMIEFTNRVITVAVTAAVVAAVLGALVRQPRRRDLLWLSSGLVAGVLAQIVLGGLTVLYKLDPPWVMGHFVLSFAVLADAVVLHYRAGRHDTPGRPVVSRDLVRLGSLVLATVGVVVILGTAVTGSGPHSGDIHAKRLPFHFQGVAELHSSVVMVLVGLSIATLFALHHARAPAGVQRRARIVLGVIAAQAAIGYTQYFTRVPAALVAMHLAGATALWIAVLRYRLGLFTHPAPEGRPLEEPAPGELAENVLAGA
- the clpS gene encoding ATP-dependent Clp protease adapter ClpS is translated as MARAASGVGPGGAADAVTTATAVPDTLPTEIEQPSEDTSVKTDRPWIVIVWNDPINLMSYVTFVLQKLFGYSKAKATKLMLDVHHKGRAIVSSGSRERAELDVFRLHEHGLWATMEHQQ